A region of the Gymnogyps californianus isolate 813 chromosome 20, ASM1813914v2, whole genome shotgun sequence genome:
TTTTGCTCTCGTAACCTCATGGTTTTATAATAAGCACTTTCTGTCTTATCAGCTGTGGCTGGTTGTGTGAGCTAAAAGGAAAGTTAGTATTCAGAGAgtgcataattattttttttaatgcgcTGCATCACTTCACAGCCTGTGAATTATTCCTTTGAACATCATGATTTGCAGTAATGAGAATCAAGGCTCCCAGTTGATTACTGTGCAAGCAGAGGTAGACTGATCCAATCAAACAGAAGCCGAATGCAGGGGAGGGTGGAAAGAGTTGATGCCCTGGTGTGGGGAAGGAGCCTGCACCATGCCTGGAATTGAAGGCAGTTAGCACTGTGGAAAAGCTAACACAGAGTTGTCGCAGTGTGAAGGAGATGAAAACTTGCTTTTGCAATCCAGGCACAGAGGATTTTCTTGCCAGCAGAGTTTGATGTGCAAATTATAGTATTTTCCTGCCAGTTGAATCGTCAGAAGTTTGCCTTCAGAGAGTGCCCCATGCCAGGAGCGATAGGAGAGAACTCCCGTGTGACTCTTGGCAGAGGagaactgagaaaataatgtgtGCTTCCATGGACTTGGCACTCTGAGGAATTAAGATGCTTATGTGCAAAGCCTAAATGTGGATCTAGGCCTCTGGGTTTAGGCACTGGAATTTGAAGGAGGTTCTTAGGTTCATAGAGCTCAGGCTGAAAACGATGGACACGAGGATTGAGAAGATGTTTTGGTAGTGCTGGCAGCTGACAAAACAGTGACAGTGCCGGGCGTGCTGCTAACGTAaggctttttccccttcccataAACGGGTGAGACACCAGCAGAGAGTTTTTGTGTGACGTGGCTGTTCCTGTGTTGAGGTGGCAGGGCTGAGGAGCCACCCCGGTACCCGACggctctgctttccagaaaaggCAGCCTGCTATTCCAGAGCAGAGCTCACGCCGGTCTCTCTCTTGTATTTCAGGTACACATCCTCGGTTAAATACGACTCGGAGAAGCACTTCATCGACGACATCTATATGCCAGTGGGCTTAAGCATTTCCTCTTGCAGTCAGACGGTCATCTGTGTCCCAAACTGCACGTGGCGCAATTACAAAGCGGAGGTCCACTTCGAGCCCCGCAACAAGCCCCAGCGTTTCACCAGCACCACCATCGTCTACCCGAAGCACGCCAAGACTGTGTACACCACCACGCTGGATTACAACTGTCGTAAGACCATGCGGCGGTTCCTCTCCAGCATAGAGCTGGAAACGTCGGAGTACCTTGGGAACGACTGCATCCTGGATGGTTGCTGACTGACAGCCGTCTCTCTCGCTCTGATCCATCCCAGTCCCGTCTAACGCACTGTGCTAACTCTCCACTAGCTAAAGCGGGTACAGACCCTAACTTTCCGGTCAGGCTAAGGGAACCTTACCTGTCGCCACCTCTTTCTCAGCTCTTAATTCCTGCTTTAAGCATCAGAATGGCCTGAACGCAGTTTTCTGTGGGAACATAACTTAGTAAGGAACTTGTTTCTTTGCCTTTAAAGTCATGAgttccctccccttccccgcAGTACAGTAATCAGATGAAAAGAACGGGAAGTATTTTCCCAGAGGAAAAATTGACGGGTAAGAAAGAATGTGGAATAGTGCCTGGCAGGTGGAAATCCATTTGATGCTTTGTGGTgatgtgcaaaaaaaaagggcGGTTCGCTCTCTTGCAGAGAATCTACCAGGTCATTTGGTTACAGGTAGCCGGAGCTgtcatttgtttcagtttagATCGCGAGACTATTTTCTCTAGAAGAACCATCTCCTGGAAATTGCTGGAAAAAgctaacagagaaaaatctggaaTTCTGCATTTAACAGATACAAAAATGTTATCCTATGGCATTCATGTCCGGTTTGAAGGTGTGAGttggaaggaagaggaattCTGAGTAGAGCAGGAGATAAACTGCTTTtgcagctccaggcagcagagaaaggatCAGGTAATTCAAGTTCTTTAGATGAATGGCACGATATATCTTCTGTACTTATAATGACTTCTACAGCGCTGTAGTCTGTGTAACATGCTAGCAATTGTGTGCCTGTAGTCAGACTTCTAGTGAAGAATATCAGGCCAAAAATCATCCCTGTATTGCTGGAAAGTGAGGTCTTGACAATGTGGTGGTAGAAAAACACCAGTGCCTAGTTTTTACCGACGTTGTACTGTCTGCACTAAGGGAGTTGTAACTAGGAAAGCGTCAGAAAATGCGCCGTATATACAGGGACCTAGAATGGAGAAGGAGATGCTGGGATCGGGCGTGAGACGCTGTCGTGGTGGGCGTTGTGAAGAGGTAGATGGTAGCAAAGGACAGGCAAATTTGTATCGCATAGCAAAAtccacagctgcagctctgctttcccGCTGAGCTTCTCATTGCAAAGGTCCGTGTCCTCTCTGGACTTTGGTATTCAGGATGTCACTGGGCTGGGGTAGCATTTGCCTGTCTGTAGGCTGCTGAATAACCCCTCCAGTCCCAAGCACGTGATGAGTTTAGGGACCAAAGGGAATAACTTCAGATAGAATGAAAGGCCGTCTGGATGTTACGTGCATTAGTTTATCATGTGCTTTGATGAAAATAAGACGGAGAGGTTTCTTACTTTACCcagatggttttttttctgtattgacaGAGAGCAGTGTTAGTGCGGAGAGCATCCGCTTTTGGGAGCGTGGCTTACGTTGGTGGCTAGTGTGGTAGAGCAGCTCAGAAACACTTGGTAGACTTGACTTAGCTGGACACGGCTTTTCCATGTGTTCCAGAACTCCTCTGAGGTGTGGGTCACCTTCTGGTGCAACATCAGCCCTGGACCTGCTTTTAAAGAGGACTTGGCTAGTGCATAGCCCCAAGGGTGAATTTTGTCAGTGGCGAGTTAGAAACTCGGGGGCCTGTTCTTGAGCTGTACTTAACGCGTGTTTGTGCAAGTGTGGTGAATGGTGTGGAAGTGTACTCTAGTGTGAACTGAAATGATTTGGGAGACGAAAAATGCAGCAGGAAGGCAGGCTTGAGTttgtgtggtttgggttttttgttgttttggtttggttttttacttatttattagCTCAGAACAGAACGTCC
Encoded here:
- the RFLNB gene encoding refilin-B isoform X2, translating into MVGRLSLREVPDLPDMRKRGDAGLDSPDSGLPPSPGPAPPPWLLSSGSPDRAATNGLPEPDPPVPAAAVSTGTGPRRASPPVLSSCTPRLCPLSFGEGVEFDPLPPKEIRYTSSVKYDSEKHFIDDIYMPVGLSISSCSQTVICVPNCTWRNYKAEVHFEPRNKPQRFTSTTIVYPKHAKTVYTTTLDYNCRKTMRRFLSSIELETSEYLGNDCILDGC
- the RFLNB gene encoding refilin-B isoform X1, which translates into the protein MVGRLSLREVPDLPDMRKRGDAGLDSPDSGLPPSPGPAPPPWLLSSGSPDRAATNGLPEPDPPVPAAANSVFSPSPVLSSCTPRLCPLSFGEGVEFDPLPPKEIRYTSSVKYDSEKHFIDDIYMPVGLSISSCSQTVICVPNCTWRNYKAEVHFEPRNKPQRFTSTTIVYPKHAKTVYTTTLDYNCRKTMRRFLSSIELETSEYLGNDCILDGC